A single window of Apodemus sylvaticus chromosome 4, mApoSyl1.1, whole genome shotgun sequence DNA harbors:
- the Tigd4 gene encoding tigger transposable element-derived protein 4, whose product MAEAPVDAGTQPITVKKKKSLSIEEKIDIINAVERGKKKADIAAEYGIKKNSLSSIMKNKDKVLEAFESLRFDPKRKRLRTAFYTDLEEALMRWYRIAQCLNVPVNGPMLRLKANDFAQKLGHNDFKCSNGWLDRFKSRYGLVFRAQPVEATGASIDPSTVWYQNVLPYYLNDYHPKNVFNVKETGLLYRMLPTNTFAFKGETCSIGKLCKDRITLALGTNMDGSEKLPLLIIGKNRAPRCFKGIKSLPVYYEANRTAWMTAAIFEQWMQKLDEKFQAQKRRVVIFVDSCPAHPEVKNLTSIELAFFPSCLSSGFAAMNQGVIKSLKIKYRHCLIKKFLSSVESSKEFTFSLLDAIDTLHLCWRAVTPETIVKSYEEAGFRSPKGENDTAIAEDAAALDLTAHAVGAGVEFLEGLCIEEYAALDEDLETCEAPPKDGAEPAGESKQDETGFYTSDEEEEDSGALEVDLPLPTKNEALAAVGILKRFLRSQDMSDELHSSLADVENFINALSPK is encoded by the coding sequence ATGGCAGAAGCCCCTGTGGATGCCGGGACTCAGCCCATAactgtgaagaaaaagaaaagcctgtCTATCGAAGAAAAGATTGACATCATAAATGCagtggaaaggggaaagaaaaaggcAGACATTGCAGCTGAAtatggaataaagaaaaattcGTTGTCTTCcattatgaaaaacaaagacaaagttcTAGAAGCCTTTGAGTCTTTGAGGTTTGATCCAAAGAGAAAAAGACTGAGAACGGCGTTTTATACGGATCTGGAAGAGGCACTGATGAGGTGGTATCGGATTGCTCAGTGTCTAAACGTGCCAGTTAATGGTCCAATGTTGCGTCTAAAAGCTAACGATTTTGCCCAGAAGCTGGGACACAATGATTTTAAGTGCAGCAATGGTTGGCTGGATCGTTTTAAATCCAGGTATGGCTTAGTATTCCGAGCACAACCTGTAGAAGCCACAGGTGCATCTATAGACCCGTCCACTGTGTGGTACCAGAATGTGCTACCTTATTACCTAAATGATTATCAtcctaaaaatgttttcaatgtaaaagaGACTGGACTGCTTTATCGAATGTTACCTACAAATACTTTTGCATTCAAAGGAGAAACGTGTTCAATTGGAAAGTTGTGCAAAGACAGGATTACGCTGGCACTGGGTACAAATATGGATGGCTCGGAGAAGCTCCCTTTGCTTATCATCGGGAAAAACCGAGCCCCGCGTTGTTTCAAAGGCATAAAATCATTGCCTGTGTATTATGAAGCTAACAGAACGGCGTGGATGACCGCAGCCATATTCGAACAGTGGATGCAGAAACTGGATGAGAAATTCCAAGCCCAGAAACGAAGAGTGGtgatttttgttgattcttgccCAGCACATCCAGAAGTGAAAAACCTAACGTCCATTGAGTTAGCTTTCTTCCCATCATGCTTGTCTTCCGGGTTTGCAGCTATGAATCAAGGTGTTATTAAGAGCCTTAAAATCAAATATCGGCATTGTCTTATCAAGAAGTTTTTAAGTTCAGTCGAAAGTAGCAAAGAGTTTACATTTTCTCTACTAGATGCAATTGATACATTGCATCTCTGCTGGAGAGCTGTAACTCCCGAGACCATTGTTAAAAGCTATGAAGAGGCAGGATTCCGGTCTCCAAAGGGAGAAAATGACACAGCAATTGCAGAAGATGCTGCTGCTCTTGACCTGACTGCCCACGCAGTAGGGGCAGGAGTGGAATTTCTTGAAGGCTTGTGCATAGAGGAATACGCTGCCCTGGATGAGGACCTGGAGACTTGTGAAGCCCCCCCAAAAGATGGTGCAGAGCCGGCTGGAGAAAGTAAGCAAGATGAAACTGGTTTTTATACTtctgatgaagaggaggaggacagcgGAGCGCTAGAAGTGGACCTGCCGTTACCAACCAAGAACGAAGCGCTCGCAGCTGTAGGCATTCTGAAAAGGTTTCTTAGAAGTCAAGACATGAGCGATGAACTTCACAGTTCCTTAGCAGACGTTGAAAACTTTATTAACGCTTTGTCACCTAAGTAG